The Melitaea cinxia chromosome 30, ilMelCinx1.1, whole genome shotgun sequence sequence gcacgaGCTTTCCAATAGCTCAATGtcaattatatacaataactagctgtttcagagattagccggaacaaacagacagtaaTTGACATCGAGATATGATTAAATTGAGGACCTCGTCCTTTTcaaggatattaaaaaaataatcatcagcTTCTCACAGTCGAGTCAAAATACTAACGACCCAATACTGACAACCCTGAAGAAGCGAAATAGTGTTTGCATTGAAGTTACATCACCGAGTCAAAGATTAAATGTCAATGAAAATcgttttatactatatactcgtatcaatattaaatacaatattacgaTTATCATTGCTACATTTAAGTACATCACGTACTTTATTCTTAAACTAATGTAACTATACCTACCTAAACAGTTTACAGTCCGCGCTAAACAATGAACAAAGATCACTAAACTAGTTGGGGTCACCAGTTGCTTTTGCTTAATATACACGCATATATTTGGTGGAAGTGTGGTTTGATTGGAAGCTCCCTCACACTCCCAcaaaaaaaccaaaacaaattAACTATATTCCGCCCCGTaatcaaattaacatttttttttcatttatcatTAACCACACAGGGTTCAGTTTTAGGACCCTTTCCTTACCTTACATGTGTTAACGATcttaaaaacattgtaaaaacctgtgaaatgtgtgtctgaaaatgtataaaaaaattggaaatatttctagtttttgaagactcctactccctatgataataagaatatgaaaaaaccaagacataggggcatggtcatggcagtgaaaggttttatgttacaaaaatatttgatctagtgtcattagcCGGGGaggaaacagtcgactacgtttgtatggagaaagagccggtatccTTTGCTCTTAAGAACATGAAAAAAGCAAAATTGTATCCATATACATAAgagataaatacaaaaacattgctgagtggttacggcatcaaagaatatagccaccccctctcttcccgtgggtgtcgtaagaggcgactaagggataacacagttccactacaaccttggaacttataaagccgaacgatggcgggataccatccaactgctggctttgaaatagagaggctgaagacgggcagcagcgtcttcggtgcaacagtcgactatgggcaaaacacatgagttcacgttatttttgacgtaaacttgtggaggcctatgtccagcagtagactgtataggctgtaatgatgatgatgattaaacagtgcagcctagacgataaagaatagtatacgatacaatcgatagagtcatctagcggcaaacgcgagaactaggttgaaatcccgaatttcccatacaacatgaagttaaaatttacgcccgttattgcgagacggattaaacaaaactcgcactaggcactctgatggtaagcgattaccgtagcttatagacgtctgcaacaccagaagcatcgcaagcgttgCCGATCCCATCTCCAGTTCCCCCAGGACCTCTGGTcactactcaccaacagaaacacaacactgcttgaaaatagtgttatttagctgtgatcttctgtcaagtcgaggtactaccctagtcgggctgttccatattttgagagaGTTTCCTGCTATGCCCAATCTCAGTTACAAGAACAAATCATTcttttcttaataattaatctGATATCAGatttaaaaggaaaaatacaaaaaactaagtataaaaacatatttaaaaaattctttttaaaccaacatatagaatataataagaaataaatagaaataatagaaatattaaaaattgtatgataaaatctttgttttttcagagcaacacattgtataattttccgattccaattaaagtaatcaactaatgtctttatatatatatatatatatttaagtaatttaatttgttgAAGCAGAATATTAaggtaataatgaaaaataaaacgcaAAAAATGTTCAtccaatatttatatattttttgttttatttaatgattataCCACAGACAAAAAACACAACAACAATTGAATATAAACTTaagtagtttatttttttggtaaaatttaaacttattatttaataaaaatgcaaaattTTGCAAATTGTCATTATTTGCGAAATATCACATTATTGGCTAAAGGCTTTATAGGTACCGTGTGTCGGgttcatttaaattacttaaactAATCCCTCTCaataactgtaattttttaataaaatactgaaTGTAGGAATTGCAAAGTGCTAATTTGCAATATTCCgcaaagtaataatttaacaatacaaATTCGGAATATTGCAAATTCGCAATTTGTTGTAGTAATGTGATAATTTGTCAATTATTAatggtattaaaattaattaacttacaAATTTGATTTACAAAACTAAAACATTACTAACGcctaaacatatttaatatgaatattccCGACctgttgtatataaaaaaaaaatgatagctATCTATCACGACGTACAGACATAAAAATGCTCTTTTTATTAGGATACTGTTGATaagtcgtataaaaatataattatgttaaataaaaatctaaagactatttaaatattttcttgaatTATGTTACTTAATTATCAGCATTTCTCTTCTAAACTAAAATGAGAATTTGGTATTCGAAACTAAGTAAGAAATAACtctgtaaacaaaaatatgtcaaaatattataatttataggaTTGTTTTCAAGGTACAAATTCAATAGAGAAAGTTCATTGACATCGTGGCTATGCCCATAATGACAACGCtcatgagaaaaaaaaaatttcattacaaattcATTGGTAGTCTCAGCTTGAGTACAATCATCGACtctctataattataaaatcccacatcttcaaataaaattcaatctttattaaaacaataaatctaaTCAACATTAGTCTTacacatatgtattatatttactcAATGTTACCTACATACAGACATATTTACATGTATTGACTCAAGTACctaattatatagtaataaatgaAGTACACGATCAGAGAGTATACGACGAATTGTACAGCTTTGTCCAAGTAATACAATCTgggaaaaaagaaattaattaattaatattattttaattataaatcaaataatttgtgaaatataaatacttgaccatatatatatatatatatatcatcatcattacagcctaaacagtccactgctggacataggcctccacaagttgacgccaaaaataacgtgaactcatgtgttttgcccatagtcaccacgctgggcaggcgggttggtgaccgcagtactggctttgtcgcaccaaagacgctgctgcccgtcttcggcctgtgtatttcaaagccagcagttggatggttatcccgccatcggtcggcttcgtacgttccaaggtggttgtagaATCTTGTtgtctcttagtcgcctcttacgacacccacgggaagaggaggggtggctaaattctttagtgccgtagccacacagcacacagcatatatatatatatatatatatatatatatatatatatatatattgttgtgcatgagcccgcaaaggtttctgagttgatacgaccaaaaaaataataagaatgaaaaaaagcgtagcaacatGTGCGAATATTAAGCACAAagttaatacataattatattagttttgcTTAGACAtactagtaataaaaatatcagcataatatacattacacacagcataatatacaaataacatttttctagTCTAGGCATTTTTGCCAAGACATATCGACTAGTACAAACGCCCTCtttttgagatatttattttattttctctggGATTGTCCCATATGGTAAGAGAAAGATTTAGAATTAACAAAGTTTGATTTCggaatttttcttaattttttttatctaaatactagatttaaaaaaaaattatttacttgtttatttattcttaatgtacaccgaaatacagacacatataaagaaagatacaatacaagatgtacaaaggcgatctgaTCGCTAAATAcctatttcttccagataacctttgggtacacaCACATATTACACATATTGtctgattttgaaaaaaatttaaatggctGTGACAGAACAGACAGCAGAACTCagtattagatatttttatagtaatagaTAAAGCTAAATCTTTTCTTACTGTcgactattaattttattatatatctatatatatttataacatcaaacaataaatatactCACTGTCTATGCAGTTTTCTGGCCTGTGGCAGTGTCGATGGGTCCTCTTTGAGACAAAACTCCCTTGCGCCTTTTATGTAGTTCCTTATGTATGAACTCCAGTTCACAACCTAAAAATACAATTAGAATTTGATTAGAATTCGaacaattattatctatataaccAGTCCACTTTCTTGTAACATGATGAATTAACTGCCAACCTTTCTACTGTATGAGAGAAAAGATTAGCCCTAGATTAGTATTCACTGAATgtaaggccgaagacgggcagcagcgtctttggtgcgacaaagccaggccagcggccaccaacccgcctgcccagcgtggtgactatgggcaaaacacatgagttgacgccatttttcgggcgaacttgcggaggcctatgtccagcagtggacttcgataggctgaaatgacaacgataatgatgatgatgatgatgatgatgatgtaaggAAGAAAAACAGCAGAAAAATTTGCCATatagctaaaataaaaaatgcagtaTTCATGTTTGTGCTCTTTGGTGAAGGTAAACTACTTAATAAAACCTACTTATATCTGcagatgatataaaaataataagcatgGTAAGTGAAGCtgcaactttttaaatttataagtgaAAGTACCATTAAAATACAGCAAAGCCTAAaagtaaagttattttaaagatCTGATTTtgtctataattaaatatttatgccATTATTCCTTACCTCTAtattcgtataaaatatttcgttatCAGCTTTAGAAATCTGCTTTTCGAGCGATCGGTAATAATCATTATTGAAGAACCATTCCTTAGTTGTATAATACTGAAGAACTTCTAAGCCGTAGCTGACACGTTTCTGTATTTTCACCATACTGTAATCAGGAAACGGATAATCaatcatatttttcttatagTCAAAAATTTCCTTTGGgagttcaaaatattttttctcatagaATCAATACTTATCGGGCGAAATCATCTAACCAATTACAGCTCCAAAGGAGCCACAActtcgtaaattttatttaaaaaaagtaatagaaaACTAAAGATAAGAATTTATGAGAATTGATTTTTTCCTTCCTCGTTAATCGacattataatcaaaataataaatactctttatcgTAAACCACAaggaaacattacaaaaaaaaaagtaatacacacaaagaaagatgtacaaaggcggtcttatcactaagaACAATTTCTTGCAAACAACCTTTGGGCGTTGGACATGGTGTAGAAAGAGAGGAgtggtagggaagtgtacaaatagttgataaagaattggcatttAGTTAACAagcaatatgatattaaaagaagtaaatatacacacgtatacacatacatatatacataatatacatacacagaCATTAAggaaattattttgtatgataGATTCCAATTTCTCTTTCAAGGCAACCTGATCTATGTCACTATATTAATAACCCACAAATGGGTACTAAACACGCACAGTAAAAAATAGTACATAATGGAACACTTACAAAGTCTTCTTGCCCATTAAGAACATGAGGAAATCGACGAAATAAGCTGGCAGGATGTGTGTAAAGAACGCGGCTATCAAATGCTGAACTTTGGAGTTCTTTGGTGAGCCTCCTGGATACCAGAGGCAGACGGAGAAAGGAAACTCTTGTACGTGGATTCGACCTGGTGAATAGATGTTATAGACCGaacattacaaattaaatctaatttttatacaactaaaatAGTTGACACAATAAAGAACTGgggtaggtcacagcaggaaatttgctgctcaaaatatggagcagcctgactggggtagtacctcgaccttacagaagatcacagcaaaataatgctgctttcaagctgtgttgtATTCCTTGTAAGCttgtgttggtgagtaaggtgaccagagctcctggggggatttggGATATAAGGTcgacaatgcgcttgcgatgcttcagtttttgcagacgtctataagctagggtaatcgcttaccattaggtgagccgtatgcttatttgccgacctagttatatgtaaaaaaaatctttactacACTACATGAAAAATAATCCAAACAtctgtataaaaattatgttttttgggTCTCCCCCATCCTAAGCCATcaaggttgttatcatgtacacctgatagcgatcgttacttatagtagagcagcgtggtggattaagctctgatccttctcctacatggggaaagaggcctatggccagcagtgtgatattactggctgaagcgtaaaatatttatgattgtATGTCACAGCAATTAGGATCAACGAACAGTTCTAATGCTTCAATATTCTAAAGATGCCGCcaacaataaactaaaaatgttttcatcAGATCAAACagatatttcttaaatatattattacctaGGTCAAGAGCTTGTCCCCAAGTGATTCCGTTGTGACCAGATTGTGTGACGTTACAGATTCTGATATCTTTGGGCCTAAAATAAACACACAATtccatattaatatttatattaaaaataataaatatctattatgCTGCACTTTTCCTCTATCTATCTCTATAGATAGATAATTGAAAACAGCAGTAATAATaagaatacaatatttttgttgcttcaaaatattttttataccgaCTTCCACaaaaaggaggcggttctcagttcgactgtatttttttatgtatgttacctcagaactttttactggtggaccgaatttgatgattcttgctttaatcgaaatctgaagCTTGTCTtttggtaccatttaaatttgatcgagatttatcaataaaatcaagaatatatatatttttttctttttttggttaGGCTTTGCAAGTTcccttacaaatattttattttaatactgtaATGGAAACTTTTACAtagtaaattacattattagctgcaccctgcgcgcgttgctatgcTTTTTTTGGTTCGTTACtatttcatcaaaacgttgccgtttcatccgtaaaaattttaccctcatgcgcctaaaaaagttttactttaaaaccataaaaattaagtaatctATCAATTATTGAATGTACTACGAGTATAACGCagcacatttattttttaatcttaaaaaatggtatagcgcttcgaatcatcttttttaatgcgcacggcCAAGgagtggaattccctgccggcgtctgtatttccgagttcatacaacccgaacatgtttaaagcgcgagtgaacaggcttcttctgggcgagctccatcttcgacctcgtctcagctctagagctagactggggtCAAAAGTAAGcccattatataataaaaaaaatatttaaacttactTTTCTAGGGCAGTGAGGTATGACAGAATGATACAGGCATTCACAGCCATGTCGACTGGAATTACGTCGGCCAAGTAGCTGTCGTTGCAGTGCATAGTACGGATTacaccttgaaataaaaaaatatttttaaaataacagattTGCACGTAAGTAGTTAGTAAGTAAGAATTAATAAGCATTGTCAgcaacttaaataaattatattttcacctTTGCCAGCTCCGACTAAAAGTCCAGTTGGTCCATTTAAGTTGTCGACCCAACCAGGCAATGGCTCCTTGTATGCTGCGGTtactgtaaataaaagagaaacttgaaataaatatttgcaaatttCCGCTAAGTATCAAATGTTTccattatttattgaaaaattcaaattgtttattgaaaattcaatgagatgtatttattgtataacatGTAGTAACAATGGCAATTGATATGTGAGTAATTTATaggactcatcatcatcatttcagcctatcacagtccactgctagacatacaTATAGGtttccacaagttcgtgccataAATGGCGTAAACTCTTGTGTTTTACTCTTGTGTTGTACATTattaaatgtgtaaatattaatCTGTATTTCATTTTTCATGCCACAATTTGATAGCAATCTTACCGATTTCATACAACTTCTTTTAagtatctatataatattacgtgaagcaaaaactttgtacctac is a genomic window containing:
- the LOC123668165 gene encoding putative fatty acyl-CoA reductase CG5065, producing the protein MAPSIGVSEFYAGKTIFITGATGFMGKVLIEKLLRCCPDVKRIYVLMRPKRGQTTKERIDDFINCRVFDYLQDKSPKSFDKISVIQGDILQDDLGISIQDWDTLQRETEILFHCAACVRFDMFIRDAVNMNTFGTYKVLKLADGMKKLQVFIHVSTSYCRCEVHTLEERLYPSQHKPQNIMQCMQWMDDDLLTYLQPKLIEPQPNTYAYTKSLTEDLVSQHAGKFPIVIARPSIVTAAYKEPLPGWVDNLNGPTGLLVGAGKGVIRTMHCNDSYLADVIPVDMAVNACIILSYLTALEKPKDIRICNVTQSGHNGITWGQALDLGRIHVQEFPFSVCLWYPGGSPKNSKVQHLIAAFFTHILPAYFVDFLMFLMGKKTFMVKIQKRVSYGLEVLQYYTTKEWFFNNDYYRSLEKQISKADNEIFYTNIEVVNWSSYIRNYIKGAREFCLKEDPSTLPQARKLHRQLYYLDKAVQFVVYSLIVYFIYYYIIRYLSQYM